One window of the Alphaproteobacteria bacterium genome contains the following:
- a CDS encoding 4Fe-4S dicluster domain-containing protein, protein MSQPKWNLIVDVANCTNCNNCTLAVQDEHVGNSFAGYTAEMPKHGHRWIDIKRRERGQGTMTDVAYLPTMCQHCDDAPCIAAAEDGAIKKRADGIVVIDPDKSKGQKQIVEACPYGAIFWNEELEIPQHWIFDAHLLDVGWSEPRCVDVCPTGALRSLKVDDGAMEKVTQEEGLEPLRPDLETKPRVHYKNLWRYAKCFIGGTVSAERDGVVDCVEGARVVLSQDGQPVAETATDGYGDFKFDRLDPDSGGYVIEVSVDDHAAKQRDVTLGVSVNLGEIRLGG, encoded by the coding sequence ATGAGCCAGCCCAAATGGAACCTGATCGTCGACGTTGCCAATTGCACGAATTGCAACAACTGCACCCTGGCGGTGCAGGACGAACATGTGGGTAACAGCTTCGCCGGCTACACGGCGGAGATGCCCAAGCACGGCCATCGCTGGATCGATATCAAGCGGCGTGAGCGCGGGCAGGGGACCATGACCGATGTGGCCTATCTGCCGACCATGTGTCAGCACTGCGACGATGCCCCCTGCATCGCGGCGGCGGAAGACGGCGCGATCAAGAAGCGCGCTGATGGCATCGTCGTGATCGATCCGGACAAATCGAAGGGACAGAAACAGATCGTCGAGGCCTGTCCTTATGGCGCGATCTTCTGGAACGAAGAGCTGGAAATTCCCCAGCACTGGATCTTCGATGCCCACCTGCTGGACGTGGGCTGGAGCGAACCGCGTTGTGTCGATGTCTGCCCGACCGGGGCATTGCGTTCGCTCAAGGTTGACGATGGCGCGATGGAAAAGGTTACGCAGGAAGAAGGCCTTGAGCCGCTCCGGCCCGATCTCGAGACCAAACCACGGGTGCATTACAAGAATCTCTGGCGCTACGCGAAATGCTTCATCGGCGGGACCGTCTCGGCGGAACGCGACGGCGTCGTCGATTGCGTTGAGGGTGCACGGGTAGTGTTGTCGCAAGACGGGCAGCCGGTCGCGGAAACCGCGACTGACGGTTATGGCGATTTCAAGTTCGACCGCCTGGATCCCGACAGCGGCGGCTATGTGATCGAGGTTTCTGTTGATGACCACGCTGCCAAACAGCGTGACGTGACGTTGGGGGTAAGCGTCAATCTGGGCGAAATTCGTCTGGGCGGGTGA
- a CDS encoding methyltransferase domain-containing protein, with the protein MSAQPKDRDWAAYYAKTGGRPPRETLMFALDRFDAAPADATRFAVDLGAGSGRDAIEMLRRGWRVLAIDAETDAIDALKARPDLPPDADLSRMVARFEDAAWSECDLVNSSFALPLCTPTDFARVWQRIASSLRPGGRFAGQLYGDRDSWVGRDGMTFHTRVQVEALLAGFDIEHFVEEEDDSTTPRGETKHWHVFHIVARVSAT; encoded by the coding sequence GTGAGCGCGCAACCCAAAGACCGCGATTGGGCCGCCTATTACGCCAAGACCGGCGGCCGCCCGCCGCGCGAGACATTGATGTTTGCGCTCGACCGGTTCGATGCGGCGCCGGCGGATGCGACGCGGTTTGCCGTCGATCTCGGGGCGGGTTCGGGACGGGACGCGATTGAAATGCTGCGCCGGGGTTGGCGGGTGCTGGCGATCGATGCCGAGACGGACGCCATCGACGCCCTCAAGGCACGACCGGACCTGCCGCCCGATGCCGATCTGTCCCGCATGGTCGCCCGGTTCGAGGATGCGGCCTGGTCGGAATGTGATCTGGTGAACAGCAGCTTCGCGCTGCCATTGTGCACGCCGACGGATTTCGCGCGTGTGTGGCAGCGGATCGCGTCGTCGTTGCGCCCGGGCGGGCGCTTCGCCGGGCAACTTTATGGTGATCGGGACAGCTGGGTGGGGCGAGACGGCATGACCTTCCACACCCGCGTGCAAGTCGAAGCCTTGCTCGCAGGTTTCGACATCGAGCACTTCGTCGAGGAAGAAGACGATTCCACCACCCCGCGCGGCGAGACGAAACACTGGCATGTGTTTCACATTGTGGCGCGTGTGTCCGCTACCTGA